A stretch of the Streptomyces venezuelae genome encodes the following:
- the gcvP gene encoding aminomethyl-transferring glycine dehydrogenase: MTANRIPLSQLERGIPFEQRHIGPDAEAQAKMLAQVGYGSLDELTAAAVPDVIKSAEALNLPSARTEAEVLAELRLLADRNQVLSSMIGLGYYGTFTPPVILRNVMENPAWYTAYTPYQPEISQGRLEALLNFQTVVADLTGLPTSGASLLDEGTAAAEAMTLARRVGKVKGGVFLVDADTLPQTIAVIETRAEPLGIEVVVTDLSEGIPAEIAERGVFGVVLQYPGASGAVRDIKPVIDQAHGLGAIVTVAADLLALTLLTSPGALGADIAVGTTQRFGVPMGFGGPHAGYMAVQDKHARSLPGRLVGVSVDADGNKAYRLALQTREQHIRREKATSNICTAQVLLAVMAGMYAVYHGPEGLKTIARRTHRYATVLAAGLTAGGVELVHGAYFDTLTARVPGKAAEVVAAAREAGVNLYLVDADHVSIACDETTTRADLAAVWGAFGVDADVEALDAAGADALPEGLLRTDEYLTHPVFHQHRSETAMLRYLRTLSDKDYALDRGMIPLGSCTMKLNATTEMESVTWPEFGQLHPFAPIDQAQGYATLINELEERLCEVTGYDKVSIQPNAGSQGELAGLLAVRAYHRANGDEQRTVCLIPSSAHGTNAASAVMAGMKVVVVKTADDGEVDIEDLRAKIEQHRDELSVLMITYPSTHGVFEEHVADICALVHEAGGQVYVDGANLNALVGLAKPGHFGGDVSHLNLHKTFCIPHGGGGPGVGPVGVRAHLAPYLPNHPLQPTAGPETGVGPISAAPWGSAGILPISWSYVRLMGGEGLKRATQVAVLGANYIAKRLEPHYPVLYTGPAGLVAHECIVDLRPLAKATGVSVDDIAKRLIDYGFHAPTMSFPVAGTLMIEPTESEDLTEIDRFCDAMIAIRAEIEKVASGEWPAGDNPLANAPHTAAALGGEWNHPYTRDEAVFPGGVVAAEKYWPPVRRIDGAFGDRNLVCSCPPLDEYDN, translated from the coding sequence ATGACCGCCAACCGCATTCCGCTCTCCCAGCTGGAGCGTGGCATCCCCTTCGAGCAGCGTCACATCGGCCCGGATGCCGAGGCGCAGGCGAAGATGCTCGCCCAGGTCGGCTACGGCTCCCTCGACGAGCTGACCGCTGCCGCGGTGCCGGACGTCATCAAGAGCGCCGAAGCCCTGAACCTGCCGTCGGCGCGGACCGAGGCCGAGGTGCTGGCCGAGCTGCGTCTGCTTGCCGACCGCAACCAGGTCCTTTCCTCGATGATCGGCCTCGGCTACTACGGGACCTTCACCCCGCCGGTCATCCTGCGCAATGTCATGGAGAACCCGGCCTGGTACACGGCCTACACCCCGTACCAGCCGGAGATCTCGCAGGGCCGCCTCGAGGCGCTGCTGAACTTCCAGACCGTGGTCGCCGACCTCACGGGTCTCCCCACCTCCGGCGCCTCCCTGCTCGACGAGGGCACCGCGGCTGCCGAGGCGATGACCCTGGCCCGCCGGGTGGGCAAGGTCAAGGGCGGGGTCTTCCTCGTCGACGCCGACACCCTGCCCCAGACCATCGCCGTGATCGAGACCCGTGCCGAGCCCCTCGGCATCGAGGTCGTCGTCACGGACCTCTCCGAGGGCATCCCGGCCGAGATCGCCGAGCGCGGCGTCTTCGGCGTCGTGCTCCAGTACCCGGGTGCCTCCGGTGCCGTCCGGGACATCAAGCCGGTCATCGACCAGGCCCACGGCCTCGGCGCGATCGTCACCGTCGCCGCCGACCTGCTGGCCCTGACGCTGCTGACCTCGCCGGGCGCGCTCGGCGCCGACATCGCGGTGGGCACCACCCAGCGCTTCGGTGTCCCGATGGGCTTCGGCGGTCCCCACGCCGGCTACATGGCCGTCCAGGACAAGCACGCCCGCTCGCTGCCCGGCCGCCTGGTCGGCGTCTCCGTCGACGCCGACGGCAACAAGGCCTACCGTCTGGCCCTGCAGACCCGTGAGCAGCACATCCGCCGCGAGAAGGCCACCAGCAACATCTGCACCGCGCAGGTGCTGCTCGCCGTGATGGCCGGCATGTACGCCGTCTACCACGGGCCGGAGGGCCTCAAGACGATCGCCCGCCGTACCCACCGGTACGCCACCGTGCTCGCCGCCGGTCTGACGGCGGGCGGGGTCGAGCTGGTCCACGGCGCGTACTTCGACACCCTTACCGCCCGGGTGCCCGGCAAGGCCGCCGAGGTCGTGGCCGCCGCCCGTGAGGCCGGGGTCAACCTGTACCTGGTGGACGCCGACCACGTCTCGATCGCCTGCGACGAGACCACCACCCGCGCCGACCTGGCCGCCGTCTGGGGCGCCTTCGGAGTCGACGCCGATGTCGAGGCGCTCGACGCGGCCGGCGCCGACGCGCTGCCCGAGGGTCTGCTGCGCACCGACGAGTACCTGACCCACCCGGTCTTCCACCAGCACCGTTCCGAGACCGCGATGCTGCGCTACCTGCGCACGCTCTCGGACAAGGACTACGCGCTGGACCGCGGCATGATCCCGCTGGGCTCCTGCACCATGAAGCTCAACGCGACCACCGAGATGGAGTCGGTGACCTGGCCCGAGTTCGGCCAGCTGCACCCGTTCGCGCCGATCGACCAGGCCCAGGGGTACGCCACGCTCATCAACGAGCTGGAGGAACGTCTCTGCGAGGTCACCGGCTACGACAAGGTTTCGATTCAGCCGAACGCCGGTTCGCAGGGCGAGCTGGCCGGCCTCCTCGCCGTCCGCGCCTACCACCGGGCCAACGGTGACGAGCAGCGCACCGTCTGCCTCATCCCCTCCTCCGCGCACGGCACCAACGCCGCCAGCGCCGTGATGGCCGGCATGAAGGTCGTGGTCGTCAAGACCGCCGACGACGGCGAGGTCGACATCGAGGACCTGCGTGCCAAGATCGAGCAGCACCGCGACGAGCTCTCCGTGCTGATGATCACCTACCCGTCCACCCACGGTGTGTTCGAGGAGCACGTCGCGGACATCTGCGCCCTGGTCCACGAGGCCGGCGGCCAGGTGTACGTCGACGGTGCCAACCTGAACGCCCTCGTCGGTCTGGCCAAGCCGGGCCACTTCGGCGGCGACGTCTCGCACCTGAACCTGCACAAGACCTTCTGCATCCCGCACGGCGGCGGCGGCCCCGGCGTGGGCCCGGTCGGTGTCCGTGCGCACCTGGCGCCGTACCTGCCGAACCACCCGCTGCAGCCGACCGCCGGCCCGGAGACCGGTGTCGGCCCGATCTCGGCCGCGCCCTGGGGCTCGGCCGGCATCCTGCCGATCTCCTGGTCGTACGTACGCCTGATGGGCGGCGAGGGCCTCAAGCGCGCCACCCAGGTCGCGGTGCTCGGCGCCAACTACATCGCCAAGCGCCTGGAGCCCCACTACCCGGTGCTCTACACCGGCCCCGCCGGGCTGGTCGCGCACGAGTGCATCGTCGACCTGCGCCCGCTGGCGAAGGCCACCGGCGTGTCGGTCGACGACATCGCCAAGCGGCTGATCGACTACGGCTTCCACGCCCCGACCATGTCCTTCCCGGTGGCCGGCACGCTGATGATCGAGCCGACCGAGTCCGAGGACCTCACCGAGATCGACCGGTTCTGCGACGCGATGATCGCGATCCGGGCCGAGATCGAGAAGGTCGCTTCCGGCGAGTGGCCGGCCGGTGACAACCCGCTGGCCAACGCCCCGCACACCGCCGCGGCGCTGGGCGGCGAGTGGAACCACCCGTACACCCGCGACGAGGCGGTCTTCCCGGGCGGGGTCGTGGCGGCCGAGAAGTACTGGCCGCCGGTGCGCCGGATCGACGGCGCGTTCGGCGACCGGAACCTGGTCTGCTCCTGCCCGCCGCTGGACGAGTACGACAACTGA
- a CDS encoding DUF5999 family protein, protein MCQHQPACPSADSADREAARPVANHPEQGWSLLCNGVLFFEDTGELLPDGRIIAPHRPLAAAHVVRAA, encoded by the coding sequence ATGTGCCAGCACCAGCCTGCCTGCCCATCAGCCGACTCCGCCGACCGGGAGGCCGCGCGTCCCGTGGCCAACCACCCGGAACAGGGGTGGAGCCTGCTGTGCAACGGCGTCCTGTTCTTCGAGGACACCGGTGAGCTGCTGCCGGACGGGCGGATCATCGCACCGCACCGCCCGCTCGCGGCGGCACACGTGGTGAGGGCGGCCTGA
- a CDS encoding glutamate-cysteine ligase family protein, which yields MGEKVVAGGFDLSDRQRYRRKLHECLEGLERLLAEKRFDRPKNLMGLEIELNLAGPDGLPRMVNAQVLERIASPDFQTELGMFNLELNILPHRLGGRVFDQLAEELSAGLGYAHRQAAEVDAGVVMIGILPTISQQDLVTANLSAVDRYSLLNEQILMLRGEDFHLDIDGVERVRWTAGSIVPEAACTSVQLHLQVTPGRFADVWNAAQCVAAVQIAVGANSPFLFGRELWRESRPPLFQQATDTRPPELQAQGVRPRTWFGERWVDSAYELFAENVRYFPSLLPICDEEEPLRVLGEGGVPSLQELVLHNGTVYRWNRPVYGVADGKPHLRVENRVLPAGPTVTDVVANAAFYYGLVRTLADEKSPVWSRLPFAEAEANFDAACRYGIDARLRWPRRGRSGGLASVPAVRLVLDELLPLAAAGLDAWGIEPADRDHYLGIIEERCRRRVNGATWQVDTYHRALAGGLERGPALAATTRRYSELMHKGDPVHTWPVGLAEFP from the coding sequence ATGGGGGAGAAGGTCGTGGCAGGCGGATTCGACCTGTCCGATCGGCAACGGTATCGGAGGAAGCTCCACGAGTGCCTGGAGGGTCTGGAGCGGCTTCTGGCGGAGAAGAGGTTCGATCGTCCCAAGAATCTCATGGGGCTTGAGATCGAATTGAATCTCGCGGGTCCCGACGGTCTGCCGAGAATGGTGAACGCCCAGGTTCTGGAGCGCATTGCGAGCCCCGATTTCCAGACCGAACTCGGAATGTTCAACCTGGAGCTCAACATACTTCCGCACCGACTCGGCGGCCGGGTATTCGACCAGCTCGCCGAGGAACTCAGCGCCGGTCTCGGCTATGCCCACCGGCAGGCCGCCGAGGTCGATGCCGGAGTCGTCATGATCGGAATTCTGCCGACCATCTCGCAGCAGGACCTGGTGACCGCCAACCTCTCGGCGGTCGACCGGTACTCGCTGCTCAACGAGCAGATCCTGATGCTGCGGGGGGAGGACTTCCACCTCGACATCGACGGGGTGGAGCGGGTCCGGTGGACCGCCGGGTCGATCGTGCCGGAGGCGGCCTGCACCTCGGTGCAACTGCACCTCCAGGTCACCCCGGGCCGCTTCGCGGACGTGTGGAACGCGGCGCAGTGCGTGGCGGCGGTACAGATCGCGGTGGGCGCCAACTCGCCGTTCCTGTTCGGGCGGGAGCTGTGGCGGGAATCCCGGCCGCCGCTGTTCCAGCAGGCCACCGACACCCGGCCGCCCGAGCTCCAGGCCCAGGGGGTGCGTCCGCGCACCTGGTTCGGGGAGCGCTGGGTGGACTCGGCGTACGAGCTGTTCGCGGAGAACGTCCGCTACTTCCCCTCCCTGCTGCCCATCTGCGACGAGGAGGAGCCGCTGCGGGTGCTGGGCGAGGGCGGGGTGCCCAGCCTCCAGGAACTGGTGCTGCACAACGGCACCGTGTACCGCTGGAACCGGCCGGTCTACGGGGTCGCCGACGGGAAGCCGCACCTGCGGGTGGAGAACCGGGTTCTGCCGGCCGGCCCCACGGTCACCGATGTGGTCGCCAACGCCGCCTTCTACTACGGGCTGGTCCGCACCCTCGCCGACGAGAAGAGCCCGGTGTGGAGCCGGCTGCCGTTCGCCGAGGCCGAGGCGAACTTCGACGCGGCCTGCCGGTACGGGATCGACGCCCGGCTGCGCTGGCCGCGGCGGGGCCGCTCCGGCGGGCTGGCGAGCGTACCGGCCGTCCGCCTGGTGCTCGACGAACTGTTGCCGCTGGCCGCTGCGGGGCTGGACGCCTGGGGCATCGAACCCGCCGACCGGGACCACTACCTCGGCATCATCGAGGAACGGTGCCGGCGGCGGGTCAACGGAGCGACCTGGCAGGTGGACACGTACCACCGGGCGCTGGCCGGCGGGCTGGAGCGGGGGCCGGCGCTCGCCGCGACCACGCGGCGGTACAGCGAGCTCATGCACAAGGGGGACCCGGTGCACACCTGGCCGGTGGGGCTGGCCGAATTCCCGTGA
- a CDS encoding CPBP family intramembrane glutamic endopeptidase encodes MRAEPVLEDLREDGRRSLLRTETLLVLALSLGASAVSSLISFIGSLTKPGGLKDQAATLNGSYAPGRPWLDLAWQLFGIATALVPVLLVAHLLTREGAGGLRALGFDRTRPGWDLGRGALVAAGIGSAGLAFYLGARASGFNLTVVPEALPEVWWKFPVLFLSAVQNSVVEEIIVLAYLLRRLDQLGWSPMSALLASSLLRGSYHLYQGIGGFIGNAVMGAVFVLLYRRWGRVGPLVAAHALLDIVAFGGYALLAGRVDWLPTA; translated from the coding sequence GTGCGGGCGGAACCGGTGCTGGAGGATCTGCGCGAGGACGGGCGGCGGAGCCTGCTGCGCACCGAGACACTGCTCGTGCTCGCCCTGTCGCTGGGGGCGAGCGCGGTCTCGTCCCTGATCAGCTTTATCGGCTCGCTCACGAAGCCGGGCGGCCTGAAGGACCAGGCCGCCACCCTCAACGGCTCCTACGCCCCCGGCCGGCCCTGGCTGGACCTGGCCTGGCAGCTGTTCGGGATCGCCACCGCACTGGTTCCGGTGCTGCTGGTGGCACACCTGCTGACCCGGGAGGGGGCGGGCGGGCTGCGGGCCCTGGGCTTCGACCGCACCCGGCCGGGCTGGGACCTCGGCCGGGGTGCGCTGGTCGCGGCCGGCATCGGCAGCGCCGGGCTGGCCTTCTACCTGGGCGCCAGGGCCTCCGGGTTCAACCTGACGGTGGTGCCGGAGGCGCTGCCCGAGGTGTGGTGGAAGTTCCCTGTCCTGTTCCTCTCCGCCGTACAGAACTCGGTGGTGGAGGAGATCATCGTGCTGGCGTACCTGCTGCGCCGGCTCGACCAGCTGGGCTGGTCGCCGATGTCCGCCCTGCTGGCGAGCTCGCTGTTGCGCGGCTCGTACCACCTCTACCAGGGCATCGGCGGGTTCATCGGCAACGCGGTGATGGGCGCGGTCTTCGTGCTGCTCTACCGCCGGTGGGGGCGGGTCGGTCCGCTGGTGGCCGCCCATGCACTGCTCGACATCGTGGCCTTCGGCGGGTACGCGCTGCTGGCCGGCCGGGTGGACTGGCTGCCCACGGCGTAG
- a CDS encoding PhzF family phenazine biosynthesis protein, which yields MRIRIVDAFTDRPFGGNPAGVLLLDGEFPPDSWLQQVAAEVNLSETAFAHPLPPGGDADWALRWFTPAAEVDMCGHATLATAHVLAQSGLATGRVRFSARCGILITEAAGDGTLTMDFPTSSLTPWEPPAAVAAALGGVEILSAHDTSPHIGDLLIELADEKTVRDLRPDHAGLRSFTQRGLIVTAPAEDPARGYDFVSRGFFPVVGIDEDPVTGSAHTALAPFWAARLGRTELTGLQGGARQGLVKVTLAGDRTLLTGRAVTVIDGELLTAPGTA from the coding sequence ATGCGTATCCGAATCGTCGATGCCTTCACCGACCGTCCCTTCGGCGGCAACCCCGCCGGCGTCCTGCTCCTCGACGGGGAGTTCCCGCCGGACAGCTGGCTCCAGCAGGTGGCCGCCGAGGTCAACCTCTCCGAGACCGCCTTCGCCCACCCGCTGCCCCCCGGCGGCGACGCCGACTGGGCCCTGCGCTGGTTCACCCCTGCCGCCGAGGTGGACATGTGCGGCCACGCCACCCTGGCCACCGCACACGTCCTCGCACAGAGCGGCCTGGCGACCGGCCGGGTCCGGTTCTCCGCCCGGTGCGGGATCCTCATCACCGAGGCGGCCGGTGACGGCACCCTGACGATGGACTTCCCCACGTCCTCACTGACCCCGTGGGAGCCGCCGGCCGCGGTTGCCGCCGCGCTCGGCGGGGTGGAGATCCTCTCGGCCCACGACACCTCCCCGCACATCGGCGACCTGCTCATCGAGCTCGCGGACGAGAAGACCGTCCGCGACCTGCGCCCCGACCATGCCGGGCTGCGGAGCTTCACCCAGCGCGGGCTGATCGTGACCGCCCCCGCCGAGGACCCCGCCCGCGGCTACGACTTCGTCTCCCGCGGCTTCTTCCCGGTGGTCGGGATCGACGAGGACCCCGTCACCGGCAGCGCCCACACCGCCCTGGCCCCGTTCTGGGCGGCCCGCCTCGGCCGTACCGAGCTGACCGGCCTGCAGGGCGGGGCCAGGCAGGGGCTGGTGAAGGTCACCCTCGCCGGCGACCGCACCCTGCTCACCGGCCGGGCCGTCACCGTCATCGACGGCGAACTGCTGACCGCCCCCGGCACGGCCTGA
- a CDS encoding PadR family transcriptional regulator yields MRSRGHGHCGPDRQGEFEGRRGAFGPFGPGWGGGPGGPFGGRGGRGGPHRRARRGDVRASILALLADRPMHGYEMIQEIGERSGGAWKPSPGSVYPTLQMLEDEGLISSASEGGKKLFTLTEAGRTEAEAGPAAPWEEAGRGVDWEAMHEIRTAGFGLMEAFGQVWKAGTPDQRKKAVAVINDARKKLYLILADEH; encoded by the coding sequence ATGCGTTCACGTGGACACGGGCACTGTGGGCCCGATCGTCAGGGTGAGTTCGAGGGGCGGCGCGGTGCCTTCGGGCCGTTCGGTCCCGGATGGGGCGGCGGTCCGGGCGGGCCCTTCGGGGGTCGTGGCGGCAGGGGCGGCCCGCATCGGCGGGCCCGGCGCGGTGACGTACGCGCCTCGATCCTGGCGCTGCTCGCCGACCGGCCGATGCACGGCTACGAGATGATCCAGGAGATCGGCGAGCGCAGTGGCGGGGCCTGGAAGCCCAGCCCGGGCTCGGTCTACCCGACCCTGCAGATGCTCGAGGACGAGGGCCTGATCAGCAGCGCGAGCGAGGGCGGCAAGAAGCTGTTCACGCTCACCGAGGCCGGCCGCACCGAAGCGGAGGCGGGTCCGGCGGCGCCCTGGGAAGAGGCCGGGCGCGGTGTCGACTGGGAGGCCATGCACGAGATCCGGACGGCCGGCTTCGGCCTGATGGAGGCGTTCGGGCAGGTCTGGAAGGCCGGCACGCCCGACCAGCGGAAGAAGGCGGTCGCGGTCATCAATGACGCGCGCAAGAAGCTCTACCTGATCCTGGCCGACGAGCACTGA
- a CDS encoding SRPBCC family protein: MAEVTAESRIEASAAKVWSQLTDWGAYGQWSMTHTSFPKGGPETFAVGSTFEENMKMMGFPAEVTWTIEELEAERVFAIKGKGPMGVVVGTKYTLIPDGGATTVRIDGEFTGAAVSLMAGKLKDSATAALNESLRKLANLIT, translated from the coding sequence ATGGCTGAAGTCACCGCGGAATCACGCATCGAGGCGTCTGCCGCGAAGGTCTGGTCCCAGCTGACGGACTGGGGTGCGTACGGCCAGTGGAGCATGACCCACACCAGCTTCCCCAAGGGCGGACCGGAGACCTTCGCGGTCGGGTCCACCTTCGAGGAGAACATGAAGATGATGGGCTTCCCCGCCGAGGTCACCTGGACCATCGAGGAGCTGGAGGCGGAGCGGGTGTTCGCCATCAAGGGCAAGGGCCCGATGGGCGTGGTGGTGGGCACCAAGTACACGCTGATCCCCGACGGCGGGGCGACCACGGTCCGCATCGACGGGGAGTTCACCGGCGCCGCCGTCTCGCTGATGGCGGGGAAGCTGAAGGACTCGGCCACGGCGGCGCTCAACGAATCGCTGCGCAAGCTGGCGAACCTGATCACCTGA